The Streptomyces aurantiacus genome includes a region encoding these proteins:
- the lanKC gene encoding class III lanthionine synthetase LanKC, with protein sequence MDKRYEVYALADRHFYETPDRLAGEGADAAPSYETARRAVPAGWRAARIGDWLALTPVDAEGRPRSGPAQGWKIHASATRENAERIAGIVWDYCVPRAVPFKFVPGPHLLHLRNVKYAARDGSGKFVTIYPADEEQLQVVLEELGALLEGLDGPYVLTDLRWNEGPLYVRYGAFARSFVVDDRGTLVPAVTDGEGRLVPDRRAPSFQVPEWVTLPSFLEPQLAARNTTTVGDLPYRIEKALHFSNGGGVYSGVDTRNGQRVVLKEGRPHAGLAADGADAVTRLAREKYALERVSGLGVVPEVRDWFTLGDHRFLVMDFLEGRPLNSFFAERHPLLSPDPDPAAVADYTAWALRVHRMVEEAVEAVHGCGIAFNDLHVFNIMVAPDERSVSLLDFEAAAPIEEGGRQVVAHPGFFAPPDRTGADVDRYALACLRLALFMPVTTLFVVDRAKAAHLAEVILGQFPDIPRSFLEEAVAEITRTPASAGTTTASASAVSPTTENNSPSPRAGSPSAAPPSPYEALAEPGDWPYSRDSMVKAILASATPERDDRLFPGDIAQFSDGGGLGIAYGAAGVLYALSETGAGRYEEGERWLLDHTDPLPAGTPLGLYDGLAGVAYVLDRLGHRQRALDLVGTVLDEKWHKLSSDLQGGLAGLGLVLDELGRTTGESELEARAAEVARILQERLAEPQPDTKKRRAGLMRGASGPALFLLRRYEATGDPGLLASAADALRRDLECCVVHPGGSLEVDEGWRTLPYLGDGSAGLGLVIDDYLGHADDDRGEFERARAGILTAATSRFYAQPGLFQGRAGMVLHLSRTGAAPERVAEQVAGLGWFAMPYQGQLAFPGHQMMRLSMDLGTGTAGCLLALGAALDGEVPARLPFLPPPRRRP encoded by the coding sequence ATGGACAAGCGGTACGAGGTCTATGCGCTGGCCGACAGGCACTTCTACGAGACGCCCGACCGGCTGGCCGGGGAGGGGGCCGACGCCGCGCCCTCCTACGAGACGGCCCGCCGGGCGGTCCCCGCGGGATGGCGGGCGGCGCGCATCGGCGACTGGCTGGCGCTGACTCCCGTGGACGCCGAGGGCAGGCCGCGGTCCGGGCCGGCCCAGGGCTGGAAGATCCATGCCTCGGCCACCCGGGAGAACGCGGAGCGGATCGCGGGGATCGTGTGGGACTACTGCGTGCCGAGGGCCGTCCCGTTCAAGTTCGTCCCGGGACCGCACCTGCTGCACCTGCGGAACGTGAAGTACGCGGCCCGTGACGGGAGCGGAAAGTTCGTCACCATCTATCCGGCGGACGAGGAGCAGCTCCAGGTCGTGCTGGAGGAGCTGGGCGCGCTGCTGGAGGGCCTGGACGGCCCGTACGTCCTGACCGACCTGCGCTGGAACGAGGGTCCGCTGTACGTGCGCTACGGCGCCTTCGCACGCTCGTTCGTCGTCGACGACCGCGGCACCCTCGTGCCCGCGGTGACGGACGGCGAGGGCCGGCTCGTACCGGACCGGCGGGCGCCCTCCTTCCAGGTGCCGGAATGGGTGACCCTGCCCTCGTTCCTGGAACCCCAGCTCGCCGCACGCAACACCACGACCGTCGGCGACCTGCCGTACCGCATCGAGAAGGCACTGCACTTCTCCAACGGGGGCGGCGTGTACTCGGGCGTCGACACCCGGAACGGGCAGCGGGTCGTCCTGAAGGAAGGCCGGCCGCACGCGGGCCTCGCCGCCGACGGGGCGGACGCCGTCACCCGGCTCGCGCGGGAGAAGTACGCCCTGGAGCGGGTGTCCGGCCTCGGTGTGGTGCCCGAGGTGCGCGACTGGTTCACGCTCGGCGACCACCGCTTCCTCGTCATGGACTTCCTGGAGGGGCGGCCGCTCAACTCCTTCTTCGCCGAGCGGCATCCGCTGCTCTCCCCCGATCCGGACCCGGCCGCCGTCGCCGACTACACGGCCTGGGCGCTGCGCGTCCACCGCATGGTCGAGGAGGCGGTGGAGGCGGTGCACGGGTGCGGGATCGCCTTCAACGACCTCCACGTGTTCAACATCATGGTCGCCCCCGACGAGCGGTCGGTGTCCCTCCTCGACTTCGAGGCGGCGGCGCCGATCGAGGAGGGCGGTCGCCAGGTCGTCGCCCATCCGGGGTTCTTCGCACCGCCGGACCGGACCGGCGCGGACGTGGACCGGTACGCGCTGGCCTGTCTGCGGCTCGCCCTGTTCATGCCGGTCACCACGCTGTTCGTGGTCGACCGCGCCAAGGCCGCACACCTGGCCGAGGTCATCCTCGGGCAGTTCCCGGACATACCGCGGTCGTTCCTGGAAGAGGCGGTCGCCGAGATCACCCGGACCCCCGCGTCCGCCGGCACCACGACCGCATCCGCGAGCGCCGTCTCACCAACGACCGAGAACAACTCACCCTCGCCCAGGGCCGGTTCGCCGTCCGCCGCGCCTCCCTCGCCGTACGAAGCCCTCGCCGAGCCCGGCGACTGGCCGTACAGCCGCGACTCGATGGTCAAGGCGATCCTCGCCTCGGCCACCCCGGAGCGCGACGACCGCCTCTTCCCGGGCGACATCGCCCAGTTCTCCGACGGCGGCGGGCTCGGCATCGCATACGGCGCGGCAGGCGTCCTGTACGCCCTGTCCGAGACCGGGGCCGGCCGGTACGAGGAGGGCGAGCGCTGGTTGCTCGACCACACGGACCCGCTGCCGGCCGGCACGCCGCTCGGGCTGTACGACGGTCTCGCCGGCGTGGCATACGTCCTCGACCGGCTCGGGCACCGGCAGCGGGCACTGGACCTCGTCGGTACGGTCCTCGACGAGAAGTGGCACAAACTCTCGTCCGACCTCCAGGGCGGCCTCGCCGGACTCGGCCTGGTCCTCGACGAACTGGGCCGCACGACCGGGGAGTCCGAGCTGGAGGCACGGGCTGCGGAGGTGGCACGGATCCTCCAGGAACGCCTGGCCGAGCCCCAGCCCGACACGAAGAAACGACGGGCCGGCCTGATGCGCGGCGCGAGCGGACCCGCACTGTTCCTGCTGCGCCGGTACGAGGCCACCGGTGATCCCGGGCTGCTCGCGTCGGCCGCCGATGCGCTGCGCCGGGACCTGGAGTGCTGCGTCGTGCATCCGGGCGGCAGCCTGGAGGTCGACGAGGGCTGGCGCACCCTGCCCTACCTCGGCGACGGAAGCGCCGGGCTCGGCCTGGTCATCGACGACTATCTCGGACACGCCGACGACGACCGGGGCGAGTTCGAGCGGGCACGGGCGGGGATCCTCACCGCAGCCACGTCACGCTTCTACGCGCAGCCCGGGCTGTTCCAGGGCAGGGCCGGCATGGTCCTCCATCTGAGCCGGACCGGTGCGGCGCCCGAGCGGGTCGCCGAGCAGGTCGCGGGACTCGGCTGGTTCGCGATGCCCTATCAAGGCCAACTGGCCTTTCCCGGCCACCAGATGATGCGTCTCTCGATGGACCTGGGCACCGGAACGGCAGGGTGTCTGCTCGCGCTCGGCGCCGCCCTCGACGGCGAGGTCCCCGCTCGACTGCCGTTCCTGCCGCCGCCACGACGGCGGCCCTGA
- a CDS encoding aminoglycoside phosphotransferase family protein, whose protein sequence is MSSGAPHAHDDAFADDEGRDDVTIDAGLVRRLLAAQFPRWAELPISPVPRPGMDNATFRLGNVLSVRLPRYGRWAGQVEREQRWLPQLAPHLPLTVSEPLAAGEPGEGYPFPWSVYRWLEGETATTGSLADPVRAAGQLAEFVRALREIDATGGPGPQRSNAFRGVPMGDERDSLAADAVVRPKIAKLRGMVDTDAVTAVWEAALAAPAWDGPPVWFHGDLATGNLLSVDGQLSAVIDFGTLGAGDPAVDLLPAWKFLPDEARPAFREALEVDDAAWARGRGWGLAGSLPVPDDPFFQQDPDRVTTALRHLEAIIADFRDET, encoded by the coding sequence TTGTCATCCGGTGCCCCGCACGCCCACGACGACGCGTTCGCCGACGACGAGGGTCGCGACGACGTGACCATCGACGCCGGTCTCGTCCGCCGTCTGCTCGCCGCCCAGTTCCCCCGGTGGGCGGAGCTGCCGATCTCGCCGGTTCCGCGGCCCGGGATGGACAACGCGACGTTCCGGCTGGGCAACGTGCTGTCCGTGCGGCTGCCCCGCTACGGCCGCTGGGCCGGACAGGTGGAGCGGGAGCAACGGTGGCTGCCGCAGCTCGCCCCGCACCTGCCGCTGACGGTCTCCGAGCCGCTCGCGGCGGGGGAGCCCGGCGAGGGATACCCGTTCCCCTGGTCGGTGTACCGCTGGCTGGAGGGTGAGACGGCGACCACCGGTAGTCTCGCCGATCCGGTGCGGGCGGCCGGTCAACTGGCCGAGTTCGTCAGGGCTCTGCGGGAGATCGACGCCACGGGCGGGCCCGGCCCGCAGCGGAGCAACGCGTTCCGCGGTGTACCCATGGGCGACGAACGCGACTCGCTGGCGGCGGACGCCGTGGTCCGGCCCAAGATCGCCAAGCTGCGGGGCATGGTCGACACCGACGCGGTCACGGCCGTGTGGGAGGCGGCGCTTGCGGCACCCGCCTGGGACGGCCCGCCGGTCTGGTTCCACGGCGACCTCGCGACCGGGAACCTGCTGTCGGTGGACGGGCAGCTCAGCGCCGTCATCGACTTCGGCACGCTGGGTGCCGGGGACCCCGCCGTGGACCTGCTGCCCGCCTGGAAATTCCTGCCCGACGAGGCGCGTCCCGCCTTTCGGGAGGCCCTGGAGGTCGACGACGCGGCATGGGCACGTGGCCGCGGCTGGGGGCTCGCCGGGTCGCTGCCCGTGCCCGACGACCCCTTCTTCCAGCAGGACCCGGACCGCGTGACCACGGCCCTGCGTCACCTCGAAGCGATCATCGCCGACTTCCGCGACGAGACCTGA
- a CDS encoding ABC transporter ATP-binding protein — MTFSAGSATSPHPARPGPASASTGDALLRAATRHSGVRCVALALMALAATAANLLLPAALGRALDVLLTDPSRATRWVLYCTALVLVLAVLDACETVLGGTTTARATAWLRARLTGHVLDAGPRAGRRFGSGELVARLVGNAGQAGAAPATLAGVLAALAAPLGAVVALWLIDLRLALVFVCGAPVVVAVLRGFTRNSSQCVARYQEAQGRIAGGLTEAIDGARTVAAAGTADKEVARILRPLPELSREGHQMWRVQGRAAAQAVAVAPLLQIAVLATAGLLLTQQTLSVGELLAASRYAVLASGVGVLVGRLGALIEARASARRLGEVLDVPATRHGTRHLPPGRGHLELRDVTVRRGGRTVLDGVDLVVPAGGTLAVVGRSGAGKSLLAALAGRLADPDGGDVLLDGVPLRALDRRELRREIGYAFERPALLGDSVEATIGFGDPAPPPHRVRAAARTARADDFVRRLPRGYATPCAEAPLSGGEVQRLGLARAFARGGRLLILDDALSSLDTVTEHHVTEALFRNTPGCSRLIVAHRASTAERADTVAWLDGGRVRAVGRHGELWTMAEYRRVFGGGPAPDEPGSEGEAGGPPSRERPGGIR; from the coding sequence GTGACTTTTTCCGCTGGCTCCGCCACCTCGCCCCACCCCGCACGTCCTGGTCCTGCGTCCGCCTCGACGGGCGACGCGCTGCTGCGCGCGGCGACCCGCCACAGCGGTGTCCGCTGCGTGGCCCTGGCACTGATGGCCCTGGCCGCGACAGCGGCGAACCTGCTGCTGCCCGCCGCGCTCGGCCGGGCGCTCGACGTCCTGCTGACCGACCCTTCCCGGGCCACGCGCTGGGTGCTGTACTGCACGGCCCTGGTGCTGGTGCTCGCCGTGCTCGACGCCTGCGAGACGGTGCTCGGCGGGACCACGACCGCCCGGGCCACCGCGTGGCTGCGGGCCCGTCTGACCGGACACGTGCTGGACGCGGGACCGCGGGCCGGCCGCCGGTTCGGGTCCGGCGAGCTCGTCGCGCGCCTCGTGGGAAACGCCGGCCAGGCGGGAGCCGCTCCCGCGACCCTCGCCGGCGTTCTCGCCGCCCTCGCCGCTCCGCTCGGAGCGGTCGTGGCGCTCTGGCTGATCGACCTCCGGCTGGCACTGGTCTTCGTCTGCGGGGCGCCCGTAGTCGTCGCGGTCCTCAGAGGGTTCACGCGCAACTCGTCGCAGTGCGTGGCGCGTTACCAGGAAGCGCAGGGCCGCATCGCGGGCGGGCTCACGGAGGCGATCGACGGAGCACGCACCGTCGCGGCGGCCGGGACCGCCGACAAGGAGGTGGCCCGGATCCTGCGGCCTCTTCCCGAACTCTCCCGCGAGGGCCACCAGATGTGGCGCGTCCAGGGGCGCGCCGCCGCACAGGCCGTCGCGGTGGCACCACTGCTGCAGATCGCGGTGCTGGCCACCGCAGGTCTGCTGCTCACACAACAGACCCTCAGCGTCGGCGAGTTGCTCGCCGCCTCCCGGTACGCGGTGCTGGCGTCCGGCGTCGGTGTCCTGGTCGGCAGGCTCGGCGCCCTGATCGAGGCGCGGGCCTCGGCCCGCCGGCTCGGCGAGGTGCTGGACGTCCCGGCGACGAGGCACGGCACCCGCCACCTGCCGCCCGGCCGGGGGCACCTGGAACTGCGGGACGTCACGGTACGCCGTGGCGGGCGGACCGTCCTGGACGGCGTGGACCTCGTGGTCCCCGCCGGCGGAACGCTGGCCGTCGTCGGCCGCTCGGGCGCGGGCAAGTCGCTGCTCGCCGCCCTCGCCGGACGCCTGGCCGACCCGGACGGCGGTGACGTGCTGCTCGACGGCGTGCCGCTGCGCGCACTGGACCGGCGCGAACTGCGCCGCGAGATCGGATACGCCTTCGAGCGTCCCGCCCTGCTCGGTGACAGCGTCGAGGCCACGATCGGCTTCGGCGACCCCGCTCCCCCGCCGCACCGGGTCCGGGCCGCCGCCCGCACGGCCCGGGCCGACGACTTCGTACGCCGCCTGCCCCGCGGTTACGCGACGCCCTGCGCCGAGGCCCCGCTGTCCGGCGGCGAGGTCCAACGCCTGGGTCTGGCACGGGCGTTCGCCCGCGGCGGGCGGCTGCTGATCCTGGACGACGCGCTGTCGAGCCTCGACACCGTGACCGAACACCACGTCACCGAGGCGCTCTTCAGGAACACACCCGGGTGCAGCCGTCTGATCGTCGCCCACCGGGCGTCCACGGCGGAGCGGGCGGACACCGTCGCCTGGCTGGACGGGGGGCGCGTGCGGGCGGTGGGACGGCATGGGGAGCTGTGGACGATGGCCGAGTACCGCCGGGTGTTCGGGGGCGGCCCGGCCCCGGACGAGCCCGGGAGCGAGGGTGAGGCCGGAGGACCGCCGAGTCGCGAGCGTCCCGGAGGGATCCGGTGA
- a CDS encoding metallophosphoesterase family protein — MRLLLIADTHLPKRARELPGPLLAELPRADVVIHAGDWVDTATLDLLQSRSHRLVGVYGNNDGPGLRARLPEVAHAELDGLRLGVVHETGAAEGREQRCAARFPDLDVLVFGHSHIPWDTTTATGLRLLNPGSPTDRRRQPHCTYMTATVRDGGLGDVRLHRLPPRVPRDRSAGRPA, encoded by the coding sequence ATGCGCCTCCTGTTGATCGCCGACACCCACCTCCCCAAGCGGGCCAGGGAACTCCCCGGACCGCTCCTCGCCGAACTCCCGCGAGCCGACGTCGTGATCCACGCCGGTGACTGGGTGGACACCGCGACCCTCGACCTCCTGCAGAGCCGCTCGCACCGGCTCGTCGGCGTGTACGGCAACAACGACGGGCCCGGTCTCAGGGCCCGCCTCCCCGAGGTCGCCCACGCCGAACTCGACGGCCTGCGCCTCGGGGTCGTCCACGAGACCGGCGCCGCCGAGGGCCGCGAACAGCGGTGCGCCGCCCGCTTTCCCGACCTCGACGTGCTGGTCTTCGGCCACAGCCACATCCCCTGGGACACCACCACCGCCACCGGTCTGCGCCTCCTCAACCCGGGCTCGCCCACCGACCGCCGACGTCAGCCGCACTGCACCTACATGACCGCGACCGTGCGGGACGGCGGGCTGGGCGACGTCCGGCTGCATCGTCTGCCGCCGCGCGTCCCGCGTGATCGCTCCGCCGGGCGGCCCGCGTAA
- a CDS encoding ABC transporter ATP-binding protein, whose protein sequence is MSGDGVYRRGFRFLRTRRRVVARLAAWSVLESGQTFLTGYALARAVDAGFLAGRATVGLSWLGAAAIAVVAGAYGTGRVYAAVAALVEPLRDRLVRDVVDRGVRDADRGALSRLTQQVEIARDTFAGVVMVSRSFVFTAAGALVGLFSLAPLLLLVVGPPLAAGVALFALTLRPLTHRQEAFLVADEELASQLGAVCPGLRDITAAGAEEQVAAAVRERIGAEQRAARSLARWGVLRVVALTVGGQLPIVLLLATAPWLLAHGVTAGALVGALAYVGQSLLPALQNLIHGLGTSGSRLAVVLRRLSPDTPDTDTTGTPEPPPTSRSVPAPVPAPAPAPTGSAPPAAVTLSHVTFAYGPASEPVIEDLDLTVPHGTHLAVVGPSGIGKSTLTALMAGLLQPTGGSVRVRRAPGARPGEHHRVLIPQEAYVYTGTLAENLGHLRPDPVPEAELLAAADAVGLTALLDRLGGPTAEVAPATLSAGERQLIALARAHLAYTPLVLLDEATCHLDPAAEARAERAFARRGGTLVVVAHRVSSALRADRVLVMDGRRTAYGSHAELLDRSPLYRDLVGAWSGASQPSLTLGDPDGVDAVAGPGLSRDGRHVVAYGPVGQMETARDLRDGGPVGGE, encoded by the coding sequence GTGAGTGGCGACGGCGTGTACCGGCGCGGGTTCCGGTTCCTGCGGACCAGGCGACGGGTGGTCGCGCGCCTCGCCGCGTGGTCCGTGCTGGAGTCCGGGCAGACCTTCCTCACCGGGTACGCGCTGGCGCGGGCCGTCGACGCGGGCTTCCTGGCCGGTCGGGCGACTGTCGGGCTGAGCTGGCTGGGGGCCGCCGCGATCGCCGTGGTCGCCGGGGCGTACGGCACCGGGCGGGTCTACGCTGCCGTGGCGGCGCTGGTCGAGCCCTTGCGGGACCGGCTCGTACGGGACGTGGTCGACCGGGGGGTGCGGGACGCGGACAGGGGCGCGCTGTCCCGGCTCACGCAGCAGGTGGAGATCGCCCGGGACACCTTCGCCGGAGTCGTGATGGTGTCGCGTTCCTTCGTGTTCACCGCCGCGGGCGCCCTCGTCGGGCTGTTCTCCCTCGCGCCGCTGCTGCTGCTCGTGGTCGGGCCGCCGCTCGCCGCCGGAGTGGCCCTGTTCGCGCTGACCCTGCGGCCGCTGACCCACCGCCAGGAGGCGTTTCTCGTCGCCGACGAGGAACTCGCCTCGCAACTCGGCGCCGTCTGCCCCGGGTTGCGGGACATCACGGCCGCCGGCGCCGAGGAGCAGGTCGCCGCCGCGGTGCGGGAACGGATCGGGGCCGAGCAGCGCGCCGCGCGTTCGCTGGCCCGGTGGGGCGTACTGCGCGTGGTGGCCCTGACGGTCGGCGGACAGCTCCCGATCGTGCTCCTGCTCGCCACCGCGCCCTGGCTCCTCGCGCACGGCGTCACGGCGGGCGCCCTGGTGGGCGCCCTCGCGTACGTCGGCCAGTCACTGCTGCCCGCCCTGCAGAACCTCATCCACGGCCTGGGCACGAGCGGCTCCAGACTGGCGGTCGTCCTGCGCCGCCTCTCCCCGGACACCCCGGACACGGACACCACGGGCACCCCGGAGCCCCCACCCACGTCCCGATCCGTACCAGCGCCGGTGCCGGCGCCGGCACCGGCACCGACGGGCTCAGCCCCGCCCGCCGCCGTCACCCTCTCCCACGTCACGTTCGCCTACGGTCCCGCCAGCGAACCCGTGATCGAGGACCTCGACCTGACCGTCCCCCACGGCACCCACCTCGCGGTCGTGGGCCCCAGCGGCATCGGCAAGTCCACTCTCACCGCGCTCATGGCCGGACTCCTCCAACCGACCGGCGGTTCCGTGCGGGTGCGGAGGGCGCCCGGCGCCCGTCCCGGCGAGCACCACCGCGTACTGATCCCGCAGGAGGCGTACGTCTACACCGGGACGCTCGCCGAGAACCTCGGTCACCTGCGGCCGGACCCCGTGCCGGAGGCGGAGCTGCTGGCCGCGGCCGATGCCGTCGGGCTGACCGCGCTGCTCGACAGGCTGGGCGGACCGACGGCCGAGGTCGCCCCGGCGACGCTGTCCGCGGGCGAGCGCCAGCTCATCGCGCTGGCGCGCGCCCATCTCGCGTACACCCCCCTTGTCCTGCTCGACGAGGCGACCTGTCACCTCGACCCCGCGGCGGAGGCGCGCGCGGAGCGTGCCTTCGCGCGACGGGGCGGCACTCTCGTGGTGGTGGCGCACCGGGTCAGCTCGGCGCTGCGGGCCGACCGGGTGCTGGTCATGGACGGCCGTCGCACCGCGTACGGCTCCCACGCGGAGCTGCTGGACCGGTCGCCGCTCTACCGCGACCTGGTCGGCGCCTGGTCGGGCGCCTCACAGCCATCCCTCACCCTGGGAGATCCGGATGGCGTCGACGCGGTTGCGGGCCCCGGTCTTTCTCGTGATGGCCGCCATGTAGTTGCGTACGGTCCCGTTGGACAGATGGAGACTGCCCGCGATCTCCGCGACGGAGGCCCCGTCGGCGGCGAGTGA
- a CDS encoding SpoIIE family protein phosphatase, which translates to MVSEGAAGRGTRTLRAELALKALHADLGSPERLRSVLEQALVFGSATLTLVYAPGDRGDQLCLIESAGVPRALYGVRDSYPLSGGSPAADAYRLGRPLWLSPEELAVGPGTRHTAVGDFWLAALPLPPDARGGGCLVAVSEGRGGFDAEDRRCLEMLAEAVSFPPSSGTGDFEDLPSSSFSLAMDSGRVEVDDEMLELFGLTRDEFDGKVETLLSMTVPEDLPTLMSVVEADHVFVGERDLEFRILQPSGEQKWLRLRARLLPAADGRPSRLVGTVADASKLRSGGNEVARVQRLAAALATAGTVRDVGQAVVTALRRPLMADRIALAELEGDRLVVTVLDPPEPEAWPEVWRTEWRSEWPDAPVRTMPTLAAALREGRAAIWPAGTPLEPALADVGPGGLAVLPLPAGGRMAGACLIGWDTPHDFGPDERALLTASAGLAGQALMRAHAFDAEHELVGMLQRTLLPRRLPPLPGAEAVARYLPTTAGLEVGGDWYDVIPLPDNHVALVIGDVQGHNAQAATIMGQMRTALRAYAVEGHPPDVVVSHANRLLMGMETDLFATCCYVDVDLAEGSAWCVRAGHLPPVLRHPDGTTEIVVTEGGPPLGVITQADFPMSPLPLQPGTVVALTTDGLVESAELDLEDGLGRLSDQLAAADTAHLGPVADALLAGANRSDDVALLLMRYDGLDLRPLRESWTVWRVPEAVRHARRFTRRILRVWGAAEDADAILLVVSELVTNALVHTDGQVRLDLTLINNRLRVAVADVSPRTPIKPTSIGWEATGGRGILLVEALSATWGTVPVSGGKQVWAELPLTGPAED; encoded by the coding sequence GTGGTCAGTGAGGGCGCGGCGGGACGCGGAACGAGAACGCTGCGTGCCGAACTTGCCCTCAAGGCGCTGCACGCGGACCTCGGCTCACCCGAACGGTTGCGGAGCGTGCTCGAACAGGCACTCGTCTTCGGCAGTGCGACGCTCACCCTCGTGTACGCGCCGGGGGACCGCGGTGACCAGTTGTGCCTGATCGAGTCCGCGGGCGTGCCCCGGGCCCTGTACGGCGTGCGCGACAGCTACCCGCTCTCGGGGGGCTCGCCCGCGGCCGACGCCTACCGCCTGGGACGGCCCCTGTGGCTCAGCCCCGAGGAGCTCGCGGTGGGCCCCGGTACCCGGCACACGGCGGTGGGGGACTTCTGGCTGGCCGCCCTGCCGCTGCCGCCCGACGCGCGTGGCGGTGGCTGTCTGGTCGCCGTGAGCGAGGGCCGGGGCGGCTTCGACGCGGAGGACCGCAGGTGCCTGGAGATGCTCGCCGAGGCAGTCTCCTTCCCGCCCTCGTCCGGCACCGGCGACTTCGAGGACCTGCCCAGCAGCTCGTTCAGCCTGGCCATGGACTCCGGGCGCGTCGAGGTCGACGACGAGATGCTGGAGCTCTTCGGACTCACCCGCGACGAGTTCGACGGCAAGGTCGAGACCCTGCTGAGCATGACCGTGCCGGAGGACCTGCCCACGCTGATGTCCGTGGTGGAGGCCGACCACGTGTTCGTCGGCGAGCGGGACCTGGAGTTCCGCATCCTCCAGCCCTCCGGCGAGCAGAAGTGGCTCCGGCTGCGCGCCCGGCTGCTGCCCGCCGCCGACGGACGCCCGTCCCGGCTGGTCGGCACCGTCGCCGACGCCTCCAAGCTGCGGTCCGGCGGCAACGAGGTCGCCCGCGTCCAGCGCCTCGCGGCCGCCCTCGCCACGGCGGGCACGGTCCGTGACGTCGGCCAGGCCGTGGTCACCGCCCTGCGCCGGCCCCTGATGGCCGACCGCATCGCCCTCGCCGAGCTGGAGGGCGACCGGCTCGTCGTCACCGTCCTGGACCCGCCGGAACCGGAGGCCTGGCCCGAGGTGTGGCGCACCGAGTGGCGTTCGGAGTGGCCCGACGCCCCCGTACGCACCATGCCGACCCTGGCGGCCGCCCTGCGCGAGGGACGGGCGGCGATCTGGCCCGCCGGCACCCCGCTGGAACCCGCACTCGCCGACGTCGGCCCCGGCGGACTCGCCGTGCTGCCCCTGCCGGCCGGCGGCCGCATGGCCGGTGCCTGCCTCATCGGCTGGGACACCCCCCACGACTTCGGCCCCGACGAGCGTGCCCTGCTCACCGCCTCGGCGGGCCTGGCGGGTCAGGCACTGATGCGGGCCCACGCCTTCGACGCCGAGCACGAACTCGTCGGGATGCTGCAGCGCACCCTTCTGCCCCGCCGGCTGCCGCCCCTGCCGGGCGCGGAGGCCGTGGCCCGGTATCTGCCCACCACGGCGGGCCTGGAGGTCGGCGGCGACTGGTACGACGTGATCCCGCTGCCCGACAATCACGTCGCCCTCGTCATCGGCGACGTCCAGGGGCACAACGCCCAGGCCGCCACCATCATGGGCCAGATGCGCACCGCCCTGCGCGCGTACGCCGTCGAGGGTCACCCCCCGGACGTGGTCGTCTCGCACGCCAACCGGCTGCTCATGGGAATGGAGACCGACCTCTTCGCCACCTGCTGCTACGTCGACGTCGATCTGGCGGAAGGTTCCGCCTGGTGTGTGCGTGCCGGGCACCTGCCGCCCGTCCTGCGCCACCCGGACGGCACGACCGAGATCGTCGTCACCGAGGGCGGGCCGCCGCTCGGCGTCATCACGCAGGCCGACTTCCCCATGAGCCCGCTGCCGCTCCAGCCCGGCACGGTGGTGGCCCTCACCACGGACGGCCTGGTCGAGTCCGCCGAGCTGGATCTGGAGGACGGCCTGGGCCGGCTGTCCGACCAACTGGCCGCCGCGGACACCGCCCACCTGGGACCCGTGGCGGACGCCCTGCTCGCGGGCGCCAACCGCAGCGACGACGTGGCCCTGCTCCTCATGCGCTACGACGGCCTGGACCTGAGGCCCCTGCGCGAGAGCTGGACGGTGTGGCGTGTACCCGAGGCCGTCCGGCACGCCCGGCGCTTCACCAGACGCATCCTGCGCGTATGGGGCGCGGCCGAGGACGCGGACGCCATCCTGCTGGTCGTCTCCGAACTGGTCACCAACGCCCTCGTCCACACCGACGGGCAGGTCCGGCTCGACCTGACCCTCATCAACAACCGGCTGCGTGTCGCGGTCGCCGACGTCTCGCCGCGTACCCCCATCAAACCGACCAGTATCGGCTGGGAGGCCACCGGTGGCCGCGGCATCCTCCTCGTCGAGGCACTCTCCGCCACCTGGGGAACGGTCCCGGTCAGCGGCGGCAAACAGGTGTGGGCCGAGCTCCCCCTGACCGGCCCCGCAGAAGACTGA
- a CDS encoding SapB/AmfS family lanthipeptide: MALLDLQTMESDDITGGGGPSTLSLLSCVSAASVTLCL; this comes from the coding sequence ATGGCCCTTCTCGACCTGCAGACGATGGAATCCGACGACATCACCGGCGGCGGCGGTCCCAGCACGCTGAGCCTGCTCTCCTGCGTCAGCGCCGCGAGCGTCACGCTCTGTCTCTGA